GCCGGGATCACCACGGACTCCATCGCGCGCCGCCTGGGCAAGCCCGCCCCGGTCGTGCGGGCGATGCCGAACACCCCGGTCCTCGTCGACGAGGGCGCGACCGCGATCGCCGCCGGGGCCCACGCCGGCCCCGAGCACATGAAGCTCGCCGAGGCCGTCTTCGGGGCGGTGGGACGCGTCGAGACCGTCGCCGAGAACCTCATGGACTCCGTCACCGGCCTCTCCGGCTCCGGCCCCGTCTACGTCTACATGGTCATCGAGGCCATGACCGACGGCGGCGTGAAGATGGGCATCCCGCGCGACGTCGCGCGGCGGCTCTCGGCGCAGACCGTCTTCGGCGCCGCCAAGATGGTGCGCGAGACGGGCAAGCACCCCGCCATCCTCAAAGACGAGGTGACGACGCCCGGAGGGACGGCCATCGCGGCGGTCCACGAGCTCGAGTCCAAGGGGCTTCGCACCGTGCTCATCGACGCCGTGGTCACCGCGACGAAGCGGGCGCGCGAGCTCAGCGAGATCTACGGATGATCAGCAACCTCCCGCCGGTCCGCATCCTCACCACCATCAGCCACATCGAGTGGCTCGCCGAGCGCCTCACCGGAGAGCAGCGCATCGCCGTGGACCTCGAGTCCGACGGCTTCTACGTGTACCACGAGAAGACCTGCCTGCTCCAGCTCTCCTCCGAGAAGGAGGATTTCATCGTCGACCCGCTCGCGGCCAAGGACCTCTCGCCGCTGCGCCACATCTTCGCCGACCCCGCCATCGAGAAGGTCTTCCACGCGGCGGAGTACGACCTCCTGCGCCTGAGGACCGACTTCAACTTCTCCATACGCGGGCTCTTCGACACGATGGCCGCCGCGCGCACCATGGGCTCCGCGAAGCTCGGCCTCGCGCCGCTCATCGAGCACCACTTCGGGGTCGCCCTCTCGAAGAAGCTCCAGCGCGCCAACTGGGGCAAGCGCCCCTTGAGCGACGAGCAGCTCCAGTACGCCCGGCTCGACACGCACTTCCTGCTGCGCCTGCGCGACAAGATCGAGGCCGAGCTCATCGAACGCGGCCTCCTCGAGGAGGCCCGCGAGACCTTCCGGCGCCTCGAGCGCGTCGTCACGAAGCCGCGCGAGTTCGACCCCGACGACTTCTGGCGCCTCTCCGGCGCCCGCGAGCTCACGCCCGTCGGCCGCGCCGTCCTCAGGGAGCTCTACATCTTCCGCGAGCGCACGGCCTGCGAGCTGGACCGCGCCGCCTTCCGCGTCATGCCCGAGCAGATCCTCGCGGTCATCGCCGCGGACCGGCCGAGCACCCGCGAGCACCTGCAGAACGTGCTGGGGATGACCCCGTACCTCTTCGAACACTTCGCCGAGGGCCTGCTCGCCGCCATCGAGCGCGGCCTCGCGGCCGAGCCCATCGACCGACCGCCGGAGCGCCCCGCCGGCAGCCGCTGGGACGCGGGCACCGCCCGCCGCTACGAGCTCCTGCGCGCGTGGCGCAAGAAGCTCGCCGACGAGCGCGGCGTGAACCCGGTGGTGATCCTGGAGACCGACGAGGTGAAGTCCCTCGCCGAGGCGCCCTCGAAATCCGAGGACGAGGCCTCGTGGCTCGTCTCACTCAGCGACTTCAAACGCGAGAGCTATGGGGAACAGCTGAAGGCCCTATTAAGAGAGTCCTTGGCCCACCAAGCGCCGCCTGGAAGAAAACGTCGGCGAGGGCGGCGCTAGGGAGGCCCGCACCTACCCCTTCCTCATTGCCCTCCCCCACGGGGAGGGGCAGAGAAGGGGGCCCACAAACGAAGAAGGCCCGCTAAATGCGGGCCTTCTTCTTTCTCCTCCTGCAAAGGAGAGGACTTAAGGCTTCCTGATGAAATGCGGTACTTTCGCTGGCAGCATGATAGAAAGCTCCACCAGCCCCGCCAGCTTCCCTCTCCTGTACCACGGCCCCTGCCAGATGAGCTTCTTCTTCCCCTTCTTCTCGATGGTATAGACGTTCACACTCCCCGAACGCAGAAGGGCCTTCATCTTCCGGCGCGCGGGCCCGGGGTGGCAGTCGAGCAGGTTGGTCCCGAGCAGCCGTCGGCCGCCGTCCTTCGCGAACGTCTCCGCGGACCTCCGGTTCATCTCCAGGGCCTTCCCGGCGCGGTCGCAGACGGTCACGGCGAGCGGCAGCTCTTCGATCCAGAGTCCCTTCCTCATGATGTTCCTCCCGGTCCCGAGGTTCTACACTTTTAGAACCACCTCCTCCATACCGCCCCTCGGCTTCGCCGGGGTCGCTGCGCGACGAATAGGTCCTTGGACCTAGCCGGACATAGGCCTCTGGATAGAGGTCCCCCTGGGCCTTTCGAGCCACACTATCGCCATGAAGGGCCTCATCCTGCTCCTGCTGGCGACGGCCCCGCTGAGCGCCGAAACCCTCCCCGCGCCGGTCGCGGCCGAGGCCTCCGCCTTCTCCGACCAGGTGCTCCTGCACATGGGCCGCGCCGGCGTGAAGGCCTCCCTGCTCCCCCGCGATTTCGGACCGCGCCTGCGGCTGGTCGTACGCGAGTCGGCCGGCATGGTCCCCGGGCATTTCCTGGCCTTCACGGCGCAGAGCGCGGGACTCTCGGAGGCCGGCTGGGCGGAGGTCTTCGGCGCGCTCCGGGAGGGACCGGAAGCCTTCGCGGCCTTCCTGCGCCTGAAGACCGAGACTCAGGTCGCCGGCCCGCAGGTCGCGGGTCTCGCCGACGCGCCGGCCATGCCGGACTCCGTGAAGGAGCGCTGGGCCTCCGGCAGGAGCGTCGTCGCGGGCTCGCCCATCCGGGGGCTCCTGGAAGGCGCGGCGAACACCGATTTCGAGGGGAACCTCGTCAGCGGCGCGCTCGGCGGCGCCGACGGCTCGGAAGACTCCGGAGCCGCCGTCGACGTGCGCGACTGGGTCCCTGCGACCCCCGCCTCCCCGGCCCCTTCGCAGGCGAAGTCCCTGAAGGACCTCAAGCCCCTCCCGGTCCGCTGAGCTCCCGCCGAAGATTCCCGCCTATTTAGTTAAATGTCCTCACCGTGACGCATCCCCCCGGCCATAGACCGTCCTCGCATGCGGGTCCGAAGACTCATACCCGGACGCGGCGGCGCATGCTATCCTCCCGGGCCATGCGGGCCGCGCTCTCCGCCGTCGGCGTTCTCGCGCTGTTCAGCGCCGCGTTCTTCATCGGGCGGGCGTTCCGTGAGCGTCCATCCGACATGGAGCCGACACCTCAGGCCTCCAGCGCCTTCGACCTCCAGAGCGCCCCGCCCCCATTCGAGCCGGCGGCCGTTCCCGTCGCGCAGGCGCCCGCGCACCTCGAACCCGCCGCTCTCCCGGAGCCCCCTCTCTCCCCGCGCGGCGAGCTCCGGAGCGCCGCACGCGGTCCCGCCGCGCCGGCCGCCTCGCGGACCGTCCCGCGCGCCGCGCCCGCGCCGCGCAGGAGCTCGCTGCTGACGCGCTTCCTGAGCCGCCCCTCCGACTTCATGTCCGACCGGAGCCCCCTGCGCAGCCCGCGCGCGATGAGGGCCTTTCTCAACGACCCCCGGCAAGTGGACTCTTATCTGGATTCCCCGCTCGTGCGCGCCGCTCTTCGTGATTCTTCCGTCGCCCGGTCGATCCTGACGAACAAGGAC
The window above is part of the Elusimicrobiota bacterium genome. Proteins encoded here:
- a CDS encoding HRDC domain-containing protein, translated to MISNLPPVRILTTISHIEWLAERLTGEQRIAVDLESDGFYVYHEKTCLLQLSSEKEDFIVDPLAAKDLSPLRHIFADPAIEKVFHAAEYDLLRLRTDFNFSIRGLFDTMAAARTMGSAKLGLAPLIEHHFGVALSKKLQRANWGKRPLSDEQLQYARLDTHFLLRLRDKIEAELIERGLLEEARETFRRLERVVTKPREFDPDDFWRLSGARELTPVGRAVLRELYIFRERTACELDRAAFRVMPEQILAVIAADRPSTREHLQNVLGMTPYLFEHFAEGLLAAIERGLAAEPIDRPPERPAGSRWDAGTARRYELLRAWRKKLADERGVNPVVILETDEVKSLAEAPSKSEDEASWLVSLSDFKRESYGEQLKALLRESLAHQAPPGRKRRRGRR
- a CDS encoding diguanylate cyclase, whose amino-acid sequence is MRKGLWIEELPLAVTVCDRAGKALEMNRRSAETFAKDGGRRLLGTNLLDCHPGPARRKMKALLRSGSVNVYTIEKKGKKKLIWQGPWYRRGKLAGLVELSIMLPAKVPHFIRKP
- the proC gene encoding pyrroline-5-carboxylate reductase; amino-acid sequence: MLARKKLAVVGAGHLGSALMGGLLRAKLLPAANITASRRNAEALEDLHRRLGVHTAVDNRKAVKGADIVLLAMKPQQSAAVLEEIAPDLQEGALILSVMAGITTDSIARRLGKPAPVVRAMPNTPVLVDEGATAIAAGAHAGPEHMKLAEAVFGAVGRVETVAENLMDSVTGLSGSGPVYVYMVIEAMTDGGVKMGIPRDVARRLSAQTVFGAAKMVRETGKHPAILKDEVTTPGGTAIAAVHELESKGLRTVLIDAVVTATKRARELSEIYG